TGATATGGGAATATAAGTCAGGTTTCGTTTTAATCTCTTCGACGAGACGTGTCACGCCGCTGTCGATTTCAGAAAAATCGAGCGCCACAAAGCCTTCCCGCTGATTCATCTGAGCAATTTTCCGGATGCCGATCGCCGCTCCGACTGCATCCATATCCGGGCGTTTATGGCCCATGACAATCACTTTATCACTGCGGATGATCAGTTCACGCAGCGCATGGGAAATCACGCGTGCGCGGACACGGGTCCGCTTTTCGATCGGGTTGGTTTTCCCGCCGAAAAACTTTACTTTACCGTTTGCCTGATTAATGACAACCTGGTCACCACCGCGGCCCAGGGCAAGATCAAGGCTCGACTGCGCCTGCTGACCAAGTTCAGGTAGGGTTTCCGCTCCGGAGCCCACACCAATACTGAGCGTCAGCGGGACATTCTGTTTTGCCGTCGTCTCGCGGATCGTATCTAAAATCGTGAATTTTTCCTGCTCCAGATCACGTAAAATGCGTTCATTCATCACAGCTAAAAAGCGGTCTGATGAAATTCTTTTTACATAAATCTCGTGCTGGTTCGCCCATTGATTTAACAGGGTTGTGACCACACTATTAATATTACTGCGGGCGGAATCATCCATGCCCTGTGTCAGCTCATCGTAGTTATCGAGGAAAATGACAGACAGCACAGTGCGATCCGCTTCGTACTGCTCCTCCACCTCTGACTGTTCCGTCACATCAAAGAAGTACAGCAGTTTTTCTTCCTGACGGTGAACGACTCTGAAAATTCGTCCCTGCCAGGATACGGTTTCCTCTGAGCTGCCGTCCTTTTTAATGACCGGCACAAGTACATCCGCTACATCGTAAAGCGAACGGCCAATCATCGGTCCATCTTCAATAAAAGCGGACAAATAAGGGTTCGACCACTCCACAAAGAAATCATCGTTATAAAGAAGAATTCCAACCGGCATCTCCATCAGCGCTTCTTCCCCTACTCTTTTGACCCGGTAGGAAAGGGTGGATATATACTGCTCTGTATCAAGAAAAAACCGCTTTTCGTATACAAAAGCGAACCACAAAAAAGGAGCAGCCACTGCTGCCGCAAAGAATGCGATGATCCAGTTATAGATGGCAAGGCCTGCAAGAATCAGGGCGAGAATCACCGTCACGCCGATCAGCAGTCTGCGCAAAACCCGGTGTTGAAAATAAGTTGGCATGCTTTCAGCTCCCAAAACGGTTGAACCGTTTGCATTCTGTATAAATTATCTTATCTGATATCAGTGTAAAAGGTTACCTGATATCACTTTCCGGACATTCGCTTTCGTAAATCAAAGCCTAAGTCTATTATACCTAAAATGCGGGTTAATGGATTGATTAATATTCCCAGAATCGTCACAAGAACCATAAGCCCTTTACTCCAGTTTTTATGATGCCCGTAAAACTGGATAAACGACAGCCCCTGCAAAATCATCAGCAATTCAAGCGCAATCTGCAGGTTGATAATCGCATAAGCAAACATCGTCCCTTCCTCCGGCGCACCGATCAATGCTGTTAATAGCACAATGAGGTAATACCAGATCACGCTTTTCGGCAAAGTCAGCTCGCGAAACGGAGTAAAAACCGGCACATCAACCTTCAGTCTCTTCGCGATTGGAAAGTTAACGGCGATCGTAATCCACATTAAAACAGCGACACTGAAGACAAGCAGCGTCGGCAGCAGGAGCTCGATCATCATCATGTTCTGTGACCAGACTTCCTGCACCTGCTCCGTGTCTACCCCGGCATTATTGAACATCGTCACAGACTGATTAAATGATTCTGTCATGATCGTAAAAAACTCTTCAATCACGTTGATCTCAAACACGACAATAGAGATCGCATACTGCACAACAACATTCACTAAAAAGACCAGTGATGAAATGAGCAAAATCGTTAATTTGCTTTTTTTCTGCTGAACCATCCAGCCCATCGCGATCCCGGTCGTTCCATAGGCAACCGCTGCCGGAATCGAGAAAATCCCTCCAATAATTGCAGACACACCAATTGCCGCACCAACCATGATCAGTGATGCATTTATTGAATATTTAGCACTATAAATTAAAAACGGCAATATTAAAAAGAACGCCGTAATGATCGAAATCACCGGCACATAAACGGTTATGAGTAACAGTACAGCAAAAAACGCTGTCAGAATCGCACCTTCAGTTAGCCTCAATGTAGACTGTCTATCCATTTGTTCACCCTCTATTTAAATTCCGGTCCATGAAAATTGGTTCATGTACATTCTATCCGTCTAACGGTCTCCATTCAACCCGCACCCATCCCGAATTGAATTTTCCTGCCAGTTTCCGTTCACGTTTTTGTGTTATTTCGATTTCAAAAAGATTTTTGCACCTGACCCGCTGCCTTAAAGCGCGACCCGGAATCAACCGAAAAAAGCCGGAACCGCTCTTAAAAGAGCAGCCCCGGCTTCACAAACATTTGTTAATTCAATTCACTTTTATCTTCCGCGAGCTGAAAACGATTCACAGCCTGCAGGAGATCGTCACTTAATTCACTTAAGCGTTCTGCTGATTCTGTCACTGTCTGGATCGCGCGCACCTGCTCATCCGTTGACGCAGCAACCTGCTGACAGGAAGCGGCCGTTTCCTCAGACATCGCAGCCATTTCCTGAATAACACGCGTCACGACTTCCTTGCTTGAAGAGACATCTTCGATTTCACGGTACACAGCAAGAATGGATGTCTCCATTGTGCTCATAAAGTCAGACATACGCATAAAGATTTCATTCGTTTTCTCCACAACCTCAGACTGGCTGTCGAAGGTTTCTTTCGTGCGTCCCATTTCTGACACGGCACGCTTGGAGCTGTCCTGAATGTCTACGATCGTCTGCTTTACTTCATCAGTGGCACGTACAGACTGTTCAGCAAGCTTACGGACTTCATCCGCTACAACAGCAAATCCTTTCCCATGCTCTCCCGCACGCGCCGCTTCAATAGAAGCATTCAGTGCCAGAAGATTCGTCTGGGATGAAATGTCTGTAATTGTCGACATCACGCTTTCGATCGTCTGAACCTTCTGCTCAAGGTCTTGAATGACACTTTCCATAGACAGAATAAAGCCTGCAGAGGATTCGTGATAATCTTTTAGCTGTTTCATCTGATTAAGACCATTCTGATTGACTTCCCCTGCTTCACTCGCCACTTCAGACATTTGTCTCGACTGCTCTGAAATCGTATTAATCTGATCACTCAGACGTGAAGACTGGCGGTTTGCTTCATCTGCTTCCTCAGCGGACTGGGTCGCACCGTCTGCAATGTCACTGACCGCACTTGCTACCTGCTCACTGGACGCATTCGTTTCCTCTGCTACAGCACTCAAGCCTTCTGCAGAACCACGCACTTCATCAACAGATGTTTTAACCATTGAAATGATGTCATTCATATGATCAACCATCAGATTAAACTGATGGGACAGATCCCCGATTTCATCCTTGGAGTTTACATCTGATTTGACACTCAGATCCCCATTGGCCACCTGACGCACCGCTTCATTTAAACGCACAATCGGTTTTGAGAAACGCCCTGCCACAATCGACATAATGACCGCTGCGACAATCAGTGTTGCTACGCCAATCACAATTAACAGCAGTAAAATAGACTGTGATTCAGCAGCGATATCACTCTGTTCAAACGCTACCCCAACCTTCCAGCCTGTGTTGGCAGAGGTCGAATAAACGAGCAGCTTATCTGAGCCTTCTAACGTGTACTCAATTGAACCGGTTCCATCCTGGTCACTATAGACGTCCTGAATAAAGTCATAATCCATCAGGCTTTCGCTTTCAAGCGTTGGATGCACCAGTGCAATCCCCTGTGAGGATAATACAAATGGAAAGCCGCCATAGCCGATCTGAGCCTCACCAAGCTTTGATGTTAAATCCCCAAGCTTGACGTCTACCCCGACAACCCCAATCACCTGTCCGCCGCTCTGGATGCCTTTAGAGGCTGTAATGACGTATTCACCTGTTGCTTCATCAATATAAGGCTCACTCCATAAAATCTCGTCAGGCGCAGCTGCTGAATTGATGTACCAGTCACGCGTGGTTGCATCAAAATCAGCAGGCAGGTCTACAAATGGCGAGATAAGAAGCGATCCATTATCTGCCGCAACATAAATAGAGGATGGATCAGAATAGATCCCCAGGTACTCTTCCAATAATGATTCCAGCTCACCAGGTGATGCCGCATCCCCGTCCTCTAAGGAAGACTCAACGTATTCAATCGCCGTTGTGGTCGATGCTACCTGTTCAATACTTCGTCCATACTGATCTAAAAACGTTTCTACTGTATTATTCAATTCTCCTGCGATTCCTTCAGCCTGAGAGAGAACATTATTCTCTGTCCGATCGTGAAGCTGCCACCCTGTTAAACCGAGTAACACAACAAATGACGCAATTAAAACGACAGAAGTTGTCAAAATCAGCTTCATCCGGATTGATTGTAACTGCTTTTTCATCCTTTTCACCTCATGCTGTCTGTAATCAGTCCACACTTAAAGTAGTTAGTAAGTCATGACTGTCTATTACATACATCGGATCATACCGGATTTTTTAAAGGGTTAATTTAAGTTTTTTATAGTTCTATATGCTTATTTAATAAAAACTTTTTATATAAAAAGAAATGATAACTGAAACTTAAACCTGTTTTGCAATAAAAATTGGTTTTTTTCGAGAAAGGTGTCTTTACATGACGTTTTATGTCGCATAAAGTAGGGAAATTTCAGAGTACGTAATAAAAAGGAGGGTTCATTCATTCGACATCATGACCATGTTCTATTTGCAGAGCTATCTGCCGGTAATCAGGATGCACTAAGCCAGCTTTATGATCGATATGTTGCTCTGCTGTGGAAGGTTGTCTATGGGAAAACGAAGGATCCCGCTTTGACAGAAGAAGTGATTCAATGTGTATTCAAGAAGCTTTGGCAAGATCCAAAGTCTTTTACATATGATCGATTTTTAGCGAAAGAGTTAATCAGGCAGTGTATGGAGGAAATTGAAGGGGTAAAAGTGTCATGAAACGCGTCTCCCCCTTTCCTTTGTCTAGCTGCGGCCGCGAAAAGAGAGGGGTATTCTTGCACGGTTCATATATAATACAACAATAAAAAAGACTGACTCAGCGAAGAGTCAGTCCTTTTTTATTATTCACCAGATACGAATGGTAGTAATGCCATTGTACGTGAACGTTTGATTGCGATTGTTAACATACGCTGATACTTAGCGCTTGTTCCAGTCACACGACGTGGAAGAATTTTTCCACGCTCTGAGATAAACTTTCTTAGTAGATCTACGTCTTTATAATCGATGTGTGTAATACCGTTTGAAGTAAAGTAGCACACCTTTTTACGACGACGACCGCCTCTGCGTCCTCCTGCCATGGGATTCCCCTCCTTCTTTTTTAGATTTTATAATAAGTTACACCTTAGAATGGCAGATCATCATCTGAAATGTCGATCTGCTGACCGTCATTTGAGAATGGGTCCTTGTCCACTCTTGTGTAGTTCTGGTTATTCTGGTTGCTCTGATTGTCGCGCGGCTGCTGACCGAAGTTATTGTTATCCTGATAACCCTGGTTGCTTCCATATCCTCCGCCGGATTGACCGCCGGAAGCATTTTTCGGCTCAAGGAACTGCACGCTTTCAGCAACAACTTCTGTTACGTATACGCGTTTTCCTTCCTGGTTATCATAGCTTCGTGTCTGAATCCGTCCGTCAACGCCT
The sequence above is drawn from the Jeotgalibacillus aurantiacus genome and encodes:
- a CDS encoding DHH family phosphoesterase; amino-acid sequence: MPTYFQHRVLRRLLIGVTVILALILAGLAIYNWIIAFFAAAVAAPFLWFAFVYEKRFFLDTEQYISTLSYRVKRVGEEALMEMPVGILLYNDDFFVEWSNPYLSAFIEDGPMIGRSLYDVADVLVPVIKKDGSSEETVSWQGRIFRVVHRQEEKLLYFFDVTEQSEVEEQYEADRTVLSVIFLDNYDELTQGMDDSARSNINSVVTTLLNQWANQHEIYVKRISSDRFLAVMNERILRDLEQEKFTILDTIRETTAKQNVPLTLSIGVGSGAETLPELGQQAQSSLDLALGRGGDQVVINQANGKVKFFGGKTNPIEKRTRVRARVISHALRELIIRSDKVIVMGHKRPDMDAVGAAIGIRKIAQMNQREGFVALDFSEIDSGVTRLVEEIKTKPDLYSHIITPEEAMEMVTEDTLLVVVDTHKPSLVIDERLLNKAEKVVVIDHHRRGEEFIENPLLVYMEPYASSTAELVTELLDYQPKHEKITMLEATALLAGIIVDTKSFTMRTGSRTFDAASYLRTLGADTILVQQFLREDVTTYVERARLVETVTFYKHGMAIAFGEDDRIHDPVIIAQAADTLLSMEDVAASFVVAFRDEDVVGISARSLGTVNVQLIMEKLNGGGHLTNAATQLKGISIDEAVEQLKQAINEHIEGGTEES
- a CDS encoding YybS family protein: MDRQSTLRLTEGAILTAFFAVLLLITVYVPVISIITAFFLILPFLIYSAKYSINASLIMVGAAIGVSAIIGGIFSIPAAVAYGTTGIAMGWMVQQKKSKLTILLISSLVFLVNVVVQYAISIVVFEINVIEEFFTIMTESFNQSVTMFNNAGVDTEQVQEVWSQNMMMIELLLPTLLVFSVAVLMWITIAVNFPIAKRLKVDVPVFTPFRELTLPKSVIWYYLIVLLTALIGAPEEGTMFAYAIINLQIALELLMILQGLSFIQFYGHHKNWSKGLMVLVTILGILINPLTRILGIIDLGFDLRKRMSGK
- a CDS encoding methyl-accepting chemotaxis protein, translating into MKKQLQSIRMKLILTTSVVLIASFVVLLGLTGWQLHDRTENNVLSQAEGIAGELNNTVETFLDQYGRSIEQVASTTTAIEYVESSLEDGDAASPGELESLLEEYLGIYSDPSSIYVAADNGSLLISPFVDLPADFDATTRDWYINSAAAPDEILWSEPYIDEATGEYVITASKGIQSGGQVIGVVGVDVKLGDLTSKLGEAQIGYGGFPFVLSSQGIALVHPTLESESLMDYDFIQDVYSDQDGTGSIEYTLEGSDKLLVYSTSANTGWKVGVAFEQSDIAAESQSILLLLIVIGVATLIVAAVIMSIVAGRFSKPIVRLNEAVRQVANGDLSVKSDVNSKDEIGDLSHQFNLMVDHMNDIISMVKTSVDEVRGSAEGLSAVAEETNASSEQVASAVSDIADGATQSAEEADEANRQSSRLSDQINTISEQSRQMSEVASEAGEVNQNGLNQMKQLKDYHESSAGFILSMESVIQDLEQKVQTIESVMSTITDISSQTNLLALNASIEAARAGEHGKGFAVVADEVRKLAEQSVRATDEVKQTIVDIQDSSKRAVSEMGRTKETFDSQSEVVEKTNEIFMRMSDFMSTMETSILAVYREIEDVSSSKEVVTRVIQEMAAMSEETAASCQQVAASTDEQVRAIQTVTESAERLSELSDDLLQAVNRFQLAEDKSELN
- the rpsR gene encoding 30S ribosomal protein S18: MAGGRRGGRRRKKVCYFTSNGITHIDYKDVDLLRKFISERGKILPRRVTGTSAKYQRMLTIAIKRSRTMALLPFVSGE
- the ssb gene encoding single-stranded DNA-binding protein; translated protein: MMNRVVLVGRLTKDPDLRYTPSGAAVATFTLAVNRAFTNQQGDREADFINCVVWRRPAENVANFLKKGSLAGVDGRIQTRSYDNQEGKRVYVTEVVAESVQFLEPKNASGGQSGGGYGSNQGYQDNNNFGQQPRDNQSNQNNQNYTRVDKDPFSNDGQQIDISDDDLPF